A stretch of the Actinoalloteichus fjordicus genome encodes the following:
- a CDS encoding ABC-F family ATP-binding cassette domain-containing protein yields MITATDLELRAGSRILLADANLRVQGGDRIGLVGRNGAGKTTTLKVLAGEGAPYGGEARRTGELGYLPQDPREGDLSVAAKDRVLSARGLDELLREMEKAQNAMAELVDERKRDEAIRRYGRLEDRFSSLGGYAAESEAARICSNLGLADRILTQPLSTLSGGQRRRVELARILFAASESGPGGRSETTLLLDEPTNHLDADSIVWLRDFLRSHTGGLIVISHDVELLAAVVNKVWFLDATRSEVDIYNMEWKRYLEARATDEKRRRRERANAEKKASALMAQADKMRAKATKAVAAQNMAKRADKLLAGLDEQRVSDKVARIVFPAPAPCGRTPLTAEGLSKSYGSLEIFTGVDLAVDRGSRVVVLGLNGAGKTTLLRMIGGRETPDAGSVIPGHGLRIGYYAQEHETLDHSASVWENIQHAAPDAPAQQLRTLLGAFLFTGEQLDQPAGTLSGGEKTRLALAGLVSSAANVLLLDEPTNNLDPASREQVLEALRTYKGAVILVTHDPGAVQALEPERVILLPDGTEDHWSEDYLELVQLA; encoded by the coding sequence TTGATCACTGCGACCGATCTCGAACTGCGCGCGGGTTCGCGCATCCTGCTCGCGGACGCCAACCTGCGAGTGCAGGGCGGCGACCGCATCGGCCTCGTCGGCCGCAACGGCGCAGGGAAGACCACCACGCTGAAGGTGCTGGCAGGCGAGGGGGCGCCCTACGGGGGCGAGGCCCGTCGGACCGGCGAGCTGGGCTACCTGCCGCAGGACCCCAGGGAGGGAGACCTCTCGGTGGCCGCGAAGGACCGTGTCCTCTCCGCCAGGGGCCTCGACGAGCTGCTGCGCGAGATGGAGAAGGCGCAGAACGCGATGGCGGAGCTGGTCGACGAGCGCAAGCGCGATGAGGCGATCCGGCGGTACGGGCGGCTGGAGGACCGGTTCTCCTCCCTCGGCGGCTACGCGGCCGAGAGCGAGGCGGCGCGGATCTGCTCCAACCTCGGCCTCGCCGACCGCATCCTGACCCAGCCGCTGAGCACCCTCTCCGGTGGTCAACGGCGTCGAGTGGAGCTCGCGCGTATCCTGTTCGCCGCCTCGGAGTCCGGCCCCGGCGGCCGGTCCGAGACGACGCTGCTGCTGGACGAGCCCACCAACCACCTGGACGCGGACTCCATCGTCTGGCTTCGCGACTTCCTGCGCTCGCACACCGGCGGCCTGATCGTGATCAGCCACGACGTGGAGCTGCTGGCGGCCGTCGTCAACAAGGTGTGGTTCCTCGACGCGACCCGCAGCGAGGTCGACATCTACAACATGGAGTGGAAGCGCTACCTGGAGGCACGGGCGACCGACGAGAAGCGTCGCCGCCGCGAGCGGGCCAACGCCGAGAAGAAGGCCTCGGCCCTGATGGCGCAGGCGGACAAGATGCGCGCCAAGGCCACCAAGGCCGTCGCGGCGCAGAACATGGCCAAGCGAGCCGACAAGCTGCTGGCCGGCCTCGACGAGCAGCGCGTCTCCGACAAGGTCGCCAGGATCGTCTTCCCGGCCCCCGCGCCCTGCGGCCGGACGCCGCTGACGGCCGAGGGCCTGTCGAAGTCCTACGGCTCGCTGGAGATCTTCACGGGCGTCGACCTGGCCGTCGACCGAGGCTCCCGCGTGGTGGTGCTGGGGCTCAACGGTGCGGGCAAGACGACCCTGCTGCGGATGATCGGCGGGCGGGAGACGCCCGACGCTGGCTCGGTGATCCCCGGCCACGGCCTGCGCATCGGCTACTACGCCCAGGAACACGAGACGCTGGACCACTCGGCGAGCGTCTGGGAGAACATCCAGCACGCCGCCCCCGACGCACCCGCTCAACAGCTCAGGACCCTGCTCGGGGCCTTCCTGTTCACCGGGGAGCAGCTCGACCAGCCTGCGGGCACGCTGTCCGGCGGTGAGAAGACCCGGCTGGCGCTCGCGGGCCTGGTGTCCAGCGCGGCCAACGTCCTGCTCCTCGACGAGCCGACCAACAACCTCGACCCGGCGAGCCGGGAACAGGTGCTCGAGGCGCTCCGGACGTACAAGGGTGCGGTGATCCTTGTGACACACGACCCGGGTGCAGTGCAAGCCCTCGAACCCGAACGGGTGATTCTTCTGCCGGACGGCACCGAGGATCACTGGTCTGAGGATTATCTGGAGCTGGTACAGCTCGCCTGA
- a CDS encoding helix-turn-helix domain-containing protein, whose product MADLKKGARITGAARDKLATDLKKKYEKGASIRALAESTGRSYGFVHRVLSESGVQLRGRGGATRTKKK is encoded by the coding sequence GTGGCTGACCTGAAGAAGGGCGCCCGCATCACCGGCGCCGCACGGGACAAGCTTGCGACGGATCTGAAGAAGAAGTACGAGAAGGGCGCGAGCATTCGTGCCCTGGCCGAGTCAACCGGTCGCTCGTACGGCTTCGTTCATCGGGTCCTCAGCGAATCCGGCGTGCAGCTGCGGGGGCGTGGGGGCGCTACCCGAACGAAGAAGAAGTGA
- a CDS encoding enoyl-CoA hydratase/isomerase family protein produces MTDEPVDVDTLRRAGVRLAVDGPRATITLDRPEVRGAQTPRTWEALHRIGQTLPDSVRVVVIAGTGRSFSSGLDRGLFTVDGVDGMPGLPSLAALPPDEADARIAEFQAGFAWLARPERLTIAAVHGHAIGAGLQLALACDLRIVTEDVQFAMVETRLGLVPDLGGTSWLVRLVGYARAVELCVTGRFVGADEALRIGLANEVVTSTELPAAVDRLVESVLAAPRESVSETVRLLSDAADGAPQAVQAAAERAAQLRLVTRLVRGSGD; encoded by the coding sequence GTGACAGACGAACCGGTGGACGTCGACACGCTGCGTCGTGCGGGCGTCCGACTGGCCGTCGACGGTCCTCGGGCCACGATCACGCTGGATCGACCCGAGGTACGGGGCGCGCAGACGCCTCGAACCTGGGAGGCCTTACATCGGATCGGGCAGACACTGCCCGACTCCGTGCGCGTGGTGGTGATCGCGGGAACGGGGCGGTCCTTCTCCTCGGGGCTGGACCGCGGGCTGTTCACCGTGGACGGTGTCGACGGGATGCCGGGACTGCCGTCACTGGCGGCACTCCCGCCCGACGAGGCCGATGCCAGGATCGCGGAGTTCCAGGCCGGGTTCGCGTGGCTGGCCCGGCCGGAACGGTTGACTATCGCGGCGGTGCACGGTCACGCGATCGGTGCGGGACTGCAACTCGCCTTGGCCTGCGATCTGCGGATCGTGACCGAGGACGTGCAGTTCGCGATGGTCGAGACCAGGCTCGGGCTGGTGCCCGACCTGGGTGGTACATCCTGGCTCGTGCGGTTGGTGGGCTATGCGCGAGCCGTGGAGCTGTGCGTGACCGGCCGATTCGTCGGCGCCGATGAGGCGCTCCGGATCGGCCTGGCCAACGAGGTCGTGACCTCGACCGAACTTCCTGCGGCGGTGGACCGGCTCGTCGAGTCGGTGCTCGCCGCCCCACGGGAGTCGGTGTCGGAGACGGTGCGACTGCTCTCCGACGCGGCCGACGGCGCCCCGCAGGCAGTGCAGGCTGCGGCGGAGCGAGCGGCGCAGCTGCGATTAGTCACGCGGCTGGTCCGAGGATCGGGCGACTAG
- a CDS encoding SDR family oxidoreductase: MSETTMTLVIGATGHVGGQVAALLAENGSPVRALVHRPEARLPVGVEAVRGDLTDLTSLRAALPGVDAVFLVWPLGTPESAPAIMDVLHDSVRRVVFLSTLAVDDDLEEQDNAIGALHVVVEDAIRRSGLEWTFLRPAEFATNTLQWAADIRAGSVVRGAFGAAAGTLIHERDIAEVGVRALLGPGRVGRSHVLTGTQTLTQIEQVRILGEVIGRPLHWEELPPEAARERLLSGCPRTSPT, translated from the coding sequence ATGTCGGAAACCACCATGACGTTGGTGATCGGCGCCACGGGCCACGTCGGCGGGCAGGTGGCCGCGCTGCTCGCCGAGAACGGCTCGCCGGTCCGCGCGCTGGTCCATCGACCCGAGGCCCGACTGCCCGTCGGTGTGGAGGCCGTACGAGGGGATCTCACCGACCTCACCTCCCTACGAGCCGCGCTGCCGGGGGTGGACGCGGTCTTCCTGGTCTGGCCGCTGGGCACTCCCGAGTCCGCACCCGCGATCATGGACGTGCTCCACGACAGCGTGCGGCGCGTCGTCTTCCTCTCGACCCTCGCCGTCGACGATGATCTCGAGGAGCAGGACAATGCGATCGGTGCGCTGCACGTGGTCGTGGAGGACGCCATCCGGCGGTCCGGTCTGGAATGGACGTTCCTGCGCCCCGCCGAGTTCGCCACCAACACGCTGCAATGGGCGGCCGACATCCGTGCCGGGTCGGTGGTCCGGGGCGCGTTCGGCGCGGCGGCCGGGACGTTGATCCATGAGCGCGACATCGCCGAGGTCGGGGTGCGGGCATTGCTCGGGCCGGGCCGCGTGGGGCGAAGCCATGTGCTGACCGGCACGCAGACCCTCACCCAGATCGAGCAGGTGCGCATCCTCGGTGAGGTGATCGGTCGTCCACTGCACTGGGAGGAGCTCCCTCCCGAGGCGGCCAGGGAGCGCCTGCTGAGTGGCTGTCCAAGGACTTCGCCGACGTGA
- a CDS encoding winged helix-turn-helix transcriptional regulator — MDVGVQATGGAPDPKGDAFNSDCPGRVILTHIAGRWGVLILAALQDGPLRFYLLRDRIGGISEKMLAQNLRALTRDGLLRREVEASIPPRVSYSLTEMGRELTVPLQQMLDWIAVRADDIVTAQRRHDELHGGG, encoded by the coding sequence GTGGACGTAGGTGTGCAGGCGACCGGGGGCGCTCCCGATCCGAAGGGTGACGCGTTCAACAGCGACTGCCCTGGACGGGTGATCCTCACCCACATCGCGGGCCGGTGGGGTGTGCTGATCCTCGCGGCGCTGCAGGACGGGCCGCTGCGGTTCTACCTGCTCCGCGACCGAATCGGCGGGATCAGCGAGAAGATGCTCGCCCAGAATCTGCGCGCGCTGACGCGCGACGGACTGCTGCGCCGCGAGGTCGAGGCCAGCATCCCGCCGCGCGTCTCATACTCGCTCACCGAGATGGGGCGAGAGCTGACCGTTCCGCTACAGCAGATGCTCGACTGGATCGCGGTGCGGGCAGACGACATCGTCACCGCCCAGCGACGACACGACGAGCTGCACGGCGGCGGGTGA